In the genome of Pseudomonas sp. B33.4, the window GACGTACTACCGGGCTGCGACCGTCCAGCAGGCCACTGATCAGACCACCGGCCTGGGACTGCGAGCTGTTAAACAATACGTTGCCGCTGCCGAGCCTCACGGATCCGAGATTGATGTCGCCCCGCCCCGGTTGCCAAGGCGCCGCCGCCGCGAGCAAGGTCGCTGAACCGCCGCCAAGCATGGCGTTGTAAGCATTCAGACGAAATATCGCCTGCTCACCGGCCTTGCGCACGAACTCACCCGAGCCGAAATCAGTGATCGGCTGGGTCAGACGACATTCGAACTTGTCCCCGGCGACCGTCCACTCAATGTTCTCCAGACGGGTCTGGTACGTGAGCGCCATCGCGGGAAGGCTGGCAAACACACTGAGCAAGGCTAAATAACGCTGGCGCACGGGAGGCTCCATTGGCTTCTGAAACACAAAGACCGATTCACACTATGTTTACGGCATACCTACGGGATATCGGAAGGTTCTGGCAAAACTTGATAGCGAGTGCCTGCAAGAGTCTTTTCCGGTAGCATTCGCCTCAGTTTGACCCGCCTGGAATCCCCTCATGTCCGACCGCCTGACCCTGCTGCGTCCCGACGACTGGCACATTCATCTTCGCGATGGTGCCGTGTTGACCAATACCGTTGCCGATGTTGCGCGCACTTTTGGCCGCGCCATCATCATGCCCAACCTGGTACCTCCGGTGCGCAACGCCGCTGAAGCCGACGGCTATCGCCAGCGGATTCTCGCTGCCCGCCCGGCCGGCAGTCGCTTCGAGCCGCTGATGGTGCTGTACCTCACCGACCGCACCCAGCCCGAAGAAATTCGTGAAGCCAAGGCCAGTGGTTTTGTCTACGCCGCCAAGCTGTACCCGGCCGGCGCGACCACCAACTCCGATTCCGGCGTGACCAGCATCGACAAGATTCTGCCAGCGATCGAAGCTATGGCCGAAGTCGGCATGCCGCTGTTGATCCACGGTGAAGTCACCCGTGGCGACGTCGATGTGTTCGACCGCGAAAAAATCTTCATCGATGAACACATGCGCCGTGTGGTCGAGCGCTTCCCGACGCTGAAAGTGGTGTTTGAACACATCACCACCGGCGACGCCGTGCAGTTCGTCAACGAGGCTTCGGCCAACGTCGGCGCGACCATCACTGCGCACCACCTGCTCTACAACCGCAACCACATGTTGGTTGGCGGAATTCGGCCGCATTTCTATTGCCTGCCGATCCTCAAGCGCAATACGCATCAGGAAGCCCTGCTCGACGCCGCCACCAGCGGCAGCGCGAAGTTCTTCCTCGGCACCGACTCGGCGCCGCACGCCCAGCACGCCAAGGAAGCCGCCTGCGGCTGCGCCGGCTGCTACACCGCGT includes:
- the pyrC gene encoding dihydroorotase, giving the protein MSDRLTLLRPDDWHIHLRDGAVLTNTVADVARTFGRAIIMPNLVPPVRNAAEADGYRQRILAARPAGSRFEPLMVLYLTDRTQPEEIREAKASGFVYAAKLYPAGATTNSDSGVTSIDKILPAIEAMAEVGMPLLIHGEVTRGDVDVFDREKIFIDEHMRRVVERFPTLKVVFEHITTGDAVQFVNEASANVGATITAHHLLYNRNHMLVGGIRPHFYCLPILKRNTHQEALLDAATSGSAKFFLGTDSAPHAQHAKEAACGCAGCYTAYAAIEMYAEAFEQRNALDKLEAFASLNGPRFYGLPANTDRITLVREEWTAPTSLPFGELTVIPLRAGEKLRWRLLEEHA